The window TTCATAAATACCCTGCAAGGTTCCCTGAGCCATCTCAGGCTGGTACGGGGTGTAGGCGGTGAGGAACTCGGACCGGCTGGCCAGAGCCCTGATCATTTCCGGAATATAATGATGATAGCTGCCTGCCCCGACCAGCACCTTATGCTGGGGGGTAACTTCCAGCATATTACCGATTTCGGTCATGTGAGCATCGAGTTGCCACTCGGTCATAGCTTGAGGCAAGGCTATCTCATCATCTCTTCGGCAATCGGGAGGGATTGTGCAGAACAGATCATCCAGCGTCTCTTTACCAACGGCTGTCAGCATTTCGGAAATTTCTTCCTCGGTATGGGGCAGGTATCTCATGGCTTATCCCTTGAGTGAATCCAGGTACTTTTCAGCGGTCATAAGCGCATCATAGTCGCCGCTGTCCGCAGGCTTTATTTCTACGATCCAGTTGGCATAGGGGTCTTCGTTGATCAACTCCGGAGAATCTTCGAGGGCCTCGTTGATGGCAACGACCTCACCGCCTAATGGCAGATAGAGTTCGGAGACCGCCTTAACAGACTCAAGCGATCCGAATTCATCACCTTTTTCCAAGCTGTCACCGACCTCAGGAAACTCCACAAAAACGATGTCCCCCAGCTGATCCTGGGCATAATCGCTGACACCTATCTTAATGGTGTCACCGGTCACCTGTGCCCACTCGTGATCTTCCGAATATCGGACATCGGCAGGCAGATTCAACTCACTTAATTCTTTCATTGGCCATCCTCCTTGAATTCTTTTTGCTTAAAGCATCTCTTTCATCGGTCTGCGCGCGGTTCTGTCGGGACGCACGTCAGAGACAATCTCAACTTTGATTTTCTTTCTTTTACCATCAGTTAAAATAACCTCCGTACCAACCGGGAGATTCTCACTGATCTGCACAAAGCCACAGCTCAGTCCCTTGGGACTGAAATCTGCCGGTTTGCCGCTTTCTTCACTGCTGACGATGGAATAAATTCTGCCGTCTACCCGGCCTATGGCCATATCAGTGGCGCAGGTAAGAATCCGGCCGAGATGGTTCCCTTCAAGATCGGTGACAAAGGTCGTGTCGGCCACCACAATTTTCCGTGGATCGTAGCCGGCAAATGGCAGGGTGTGCAGGTAATTGGCGGTATCGGCAAGCGCATCACTGCCGATAAAGGATTTGGTAAAACCACTACCGTCGTCATTATAGGCTACGGCAAAGGGCCAGGGATTTGCCTTAAAAGGCCACGGCCCTATATCCTGATGGGAAAGCGGCAGAACAGCACCGGCTCTGAGCGAATCACGTGCAGCCAGACCGCAGGGCAGTACCCCAAACTCCTGACCGGCCTCAGCCACAGCCCGCCAGACTTTTACGAAATCATCGATACTGAGGAAAAGTTCAAAGCCGAACTCACCGGTATAACCGGTTCTGGAGAGCATTATGCTGGTGCCATCCACCAGGATTACCGGCTGTTCGGAAGAAATATCGTCAAAGCCACCTTTGAAAGAGAAATAGACCAGTTTGTCAAAAACGGTTTCGGGGTCGGCCAGTAGCTTCTTCATCACTTTGGCAGCGAGTGGCCCCTGGATGTCCATCTTGCCGACACGATCAGTGCGGTCTGTCACCACCGCGCCATATTCGCCGTTATTTTCTACGAGTCTGGTTGCAATCCCGGCTCCCATACCGGCGTTGACCACCACCATATAAGCGGTTTCGCCGGTCTGGTAGACAATGGCATCATCAAGGGTGGTACCATCCTGGTTGAGAAAAATTCCATAAACGCAACGGCCGGTACTGAGTGGATTTTTTTTCAGGCCGACACAATGATCGAGATCCTTGCTGAAGCAGAATTGCAGAAGAGCTCTCGCGTTTTCACCCGTTACGGTTACCACGGCCATGTGACTGGTATCGAATATACCGGCACCGGTAATAACTGCGAGGTGCTCGGCTTTTACCCCGGCCCGATACCAGAGGGGCATCTCATATTGACCAAAAGGTGCTATATTTGCACCATGCTCCACATGCCAGGAATGCAAAGCGGTACGTTTCAATTCGTCCATGTAGATCCTCGGATAGTTGGCCCCGGTCCGGCAGCGCTCACAATCGAGGTGCTAACTGACCGTTACAAGGGCATGGGCAGTTTCAGATTAAAACTTTTATAAACCACAAAGCTTTCTACTGAGCGTACGTTTTCTATAGTGGAGACTTCCTCGGTATAAAACCTGAGCATGGTGAAATCCTTGGTCAGCAGTACGGTTACGATGAGATCGTAGCGCCCTGTCACAACACAGACCGAGGTGACACCCTTCAGCTTGCTGAACTCTTCGCCTTTTTTGACCAGATCCATGTCCTTGACCTTAACTCCGACCATAACTACCCCGAGATCGGGTATAGCTTCAGGGTCGACCAGGCCGGCGATATCCAGCACACCTTCGTCTGTGAGTTTACGGACACGGGTACGAACAGTCCCCTCCGATACACCAAGTAAATCGGCAATCTTCTTGAATGGCACCCTCCCATCCTTCAAGTGACGTATAATTGCCAAATTGATTTCATCGATGATCATCACATTCCTCCCCACTTCTCTCTATTCTCTTTAAAAGATTACGTCAAACTAAAGATACTGTCAACTTAAAGCGTTAAATTTCACGCATATCGTATTTTCAAAGCATTTTTCTGACATGTTCAACGCGTTTACCTGAATTTCAGCTGTATCTTCCTATAACTACAGCACGAACTGTGCAGAGAACCTGAATATGGGTAGAGCTATCCTGTGCAAATGAAGAAAACCAGGCGTTGGTTTTCTGCCTGTGCAACCTGCAACTGGTGGGAAGTGGAGGCGAAGCAGATTTGCCGGAACGCGCCCTTAAAACTCAGGCATGGGAAGAAACAATCTGACCGTAAAAACCGGATTGGGCTAATAATATACTCTATTTTCGGGAAATAGTTTAATATCATTTTGCTTTCACTATTGCACTCTACAGCCCATCCTCCGGTCGACCCAGACATATAAATCCATGTGGGAGTCAGGTTTTTAAATCTTGACAAGCTGCCAACCACTGAACATGATTTCATGTTGAATCAGTAATATATCTATTTCTGGTACGTTACAGTTGCCCGTCTGCTCACTAACAGCGCCACCAGCCCTCTAACCTCAAGGAGTGAATATGGATTTCAATTATTATATCCCCACCAGGATTCTTTTTGGCCCAGGCAAGCTCAATGAACTCGCAAACGAGCAACTGCCAGGAAAAAAGGCACTGGTCGTAATTTCCGGCGGCACTTCCATGAAGGCCAATGGGTATCTCGACAGAGTGGTCAGCCTGCTCGGCACGCAACAGGTTGAAGCTGTCGTTTTCGATAGAATTCTGCCCAATCCAATAAAACAGCACGTCATGGAGGGAGCGGCGATCGCCCGCGAAAAAGGTTGTGACTTTGTCATTGGTCTTGGCGGCGGCAGCAGCATCGACAGCGCCAAGTCCATTGCCGTAATGGCCAAAAACCCTGGCGACTACTGGGATTATATTGGTGGTGGCACCGGTAAAGGCCAACCTGTTGAAGGTGGTGTGCTGCCTATCGTCGCCATCACCACCACCGCAGGCACCGGCACCGAAGCCGATCCCTGGACCGTAATCACCCACGAGGAGCGCAACGAAAAGATTGGCTTCGGCACC of the Desulfosediminicola ganghwensis genome contains:
- a CDS encoding Lrp/AsnC family transcriptional regulator; this translates as MIIDEINLAIIRHLKDGRVPFKKIADLLGVSEGTVRTRVRKLTDEGVLDIAGLVDPEAIPDLGVVMVGVKVKDMDLVKKGEEFSKLKGVTSVCVVTGRYDLIVTVLLTKDFTMLRFYTEEVSTIENVRSVESFVVYKSFNLKLPMPL
- the gcvH gene encoding glycine cleavage system protein GcvH; the encoded protein is MKELSELNLPADVRYSEDHEWAQVTGDTIKIGVSDYAQDQLGDIVFVEFPEVGDSLEKGDEFGSLESVKAVSELYLPLGGEVVAINEALEDSPELINEDPYANWIVEIKPADSGDYDALMTAEKYLDSLKG
- a CDS encoding aminomethyltransferase family protein; amino-acid sequence: MDELKRTALHSWHVEHGANIAPFGQYEMPLWYRAGVKAEHLAVITGAGIFDTSHMAVVTVTGENARALLQFCFSKDLDHCVGLKKNPLSTGRCVYGIFLNQDGTTLDDAIVYQTGETAYMVVVNAGMGAGIATRLVENNGEYGAVVTDRTDRVGKMDIQGPLAAKVMKKLLADPETVFDKLVYFSFKGGFDDISSEQPVILVDGTSIMLSRTGYTGEFGFELFLSIDDFVKVWRAVAEAGQEFGVLPCGLAARDSLRAGAVLPLSHQDIGPWPFKANPWPFAVAYNDDGSGFTKSFIGSDALADTANYLHTLPFAGYDPRKIVVADTTFVTDLEGNHLGRILTCATDMAIGRVDGRIYSIVSSEESGKPADFSPKGLSCGFVQISENLPVGTEVILTDGKRKKIKVEIVSDVRPDRTARRPMKEML